The Anaerolineales bacterium region CCTACTCCTCAAACACCGCGTCCAGCGGCGGCAGCTCGCCGCCGCAGTTCTGCGCAAACCACGCGGCTTCCGCCGCGTAGTTTGCCCGCGCGAACTGCTCGGCCGCATCGCCGATCTCGGCCGCCTGGCGCAGGTTCAGCTCGGCGGCCGAGTCCCAGAAGCGTGGCAGCAGCAGCAGCGGGTTGGCGATGGCACGCTCCTCCTCGCCTTGCGGGATCCAATTGAACGCGATCGGCCCGCGTGAGTACACCGTAAAGCCGATCTCATACCCCAGCTCATCCAGCATGGCCACACCGGCCGCACTGAAGTTGCCGCCGGTCCAGATATGGGCGATGGGCCATTGGCCGAAGTGCTGCTCCAGGATCGGCCGGTTGTCGCCCAGCTCACTGCGCAAAAAGTCTGCGCTCTCACCGCCCACGATAGGGATATGGTTCAGCCCGTGCGACTGTACATCGAAGGCGCCAGTCTCGTTCAAACGCTCGATCCAATCCCACAGGCTCTCGCTGCTATTCTCGCCCGTGCGCTGGTCCGTGTCGCCAATGATCCAGCCCAGCGTCGTGCCCCAGCCGTACTCTTCATACAGCGGCAGGAAGTACTCCTGGGCTGTGCCGGCGCGGCGGTCGTCCAGGATCAGCAGCATGCTGCGCGGCGGGATGGCGGTGTTGTTGTGCAAAAAGTCCACCAGCTGCTGGCTGGTGATGGTTTCGTAGCCCAGCTTGCGGGCCACTTCGACGATGCGATAAAAGGTCACCTCGTTGATATCTTGCGAGAGGCTAGGTACCGCGTTGCCGCGCAGAATGCTGTGATACATGATCGGCGCCACAACAGTGCCAGGCGGGCTGCCCGCCGGGTCCCAGCGCTTGGCCAGGTACTCGCACTGGTCGGCTATGTAGCTGGCCGGCTGTACCCAGGCGCGCAAAAGACTGCTGGTGAAGCTGGCAGGCTCGGGCGCCGGAGTGGGCGTGATGGCGGGTGTGCTGGTGTGCTGCGGAAAGGGGCTGGCGCTGGGCGTATGCGTTGCCACCGAAGGCGGGAACGGGCTTGGCGTGGTGCTGGGTTCTGCAATTGGCGCCGCGGTGGGTAGGCTGCAGGCGGCCAACAGGCATGCGAGCAACAACGTAACCAGATTTCGGGGACTTAACACCAACACATTGTACAGTCAGCACAGGAGCAGTGAACTGCTTGTTACTTCACCGTGAAGTACGTGTGGTGATAGGCGATCTTGTTATGTTGCACAGCAAGCGAATCTTTGCCGTCCAGCACGCGGCCTTTGTCCGAGGTGGCCGTCCAAGTCAGGATGCGCAGGTTCTTGTTACTGGTCGAGCCGGTGATCTCGAAGCGCGCGCCCGGTAGCGTGTCGCGTAACAGCGAGTTGTACCAGCGCAGGATGCCTTCGCTCCCCTGCACAGTGCGCTGGGCAGTGACATGCACGCCCGCGTTGCCATATAGCGCGGCCACTTTCACCGGGTCGCGTGAGTTGAGCGCATCCAGAAAGCGGATGCTGATGTCCGGCTCCGGCGCGGGCTTGACCGCCCACGGGAACTTGCTCACCGCGTCCCAAAGACCGCTGATGCGGCGGGCGTAATACCACTCCCAGAAGTTGGCGCCAGGAATGTTGTTGTCTTTGCAGGCCTGCATGAACTCGGTGATCTGGCCGGGCGTCGGGTTCCAGTTGCCATCGGGGTAAGCGGCGCCCGTGGGCAGGATCGGCCGCCAGACGCTGAGCGCCTGATGCTCGCGCACCGAACGCAGCAATTGTTGGGCCGGGTTGGATGACTGCACCCAATACACCTGGGGCATGTTGATGTCGCTGTATTGCAGGAAGACCTCGAACGGCAGCGGGCGGTGCAGGGTAGGGTAGCGATAACTGCTGAATCCGATCGGCGTGCCCGGCAGGCCGGCCCGCAGCGCCTGCATGTATTGCCGGGCGGGCACATCCATGCCCTTCACCTTGAATTCCTTCTCAGCATTCACCACAAAACCATCCAGGCTGAACTGCTTGACGCGCTGGATCGCCATGGCAGCCTCGGCCGCCGGGTTGGTGCCGTAAATATATTGCCAGCCCCAGGGCTGGATACCCCGCGCCCGCAGCGCCGAAACCACGCCGGGCACATGGTCAAATCCGTTGCTGTCTACGTTGTACTTGTAGTTGCGGTCAGCCACCTTGATCAACACATGGGTCATCCCCGCTTGGTGGGCCAGCTCGGCGATGCGGTTGGGGTCACCCCCTTCCACCCGGCTGATGATCCACAGGTACATACCTTTTCCGCTAAGAATGCTCATTTGATCACCTCGATGTGGCTTGTGTCAGCTTGCAACAATCTGCCTGCAGGCGCGCCGCGCTGGCCTGCTGGCGCTTGCCTGTATGCAGATTGAATGAATCCAAATGGTGTGCGCATTGCCGCATCATCTCCCCCTTAGGTTTGCAAGTTGTGTGCCAGCTGGGCCGCTGATGCACGGGCATAAAATACCAAAAAGCCTGC contains the following coding sequences:
- a CDS encoding polysaccharide deacetylase family protein → MLSPRNLVTLLLACLLAACSLPTAAPIAEPSTTPSPFPPSVATHTPSASPFPQHTSTPAITPTPAPEPASFTSSLLRAWVQPASYIADQCEYLAKRWDPAGSPPGTVVAPIMYHSILRGNAVPSLSQDINEVTFYRIVEVARKLGYETITSQQLVDFLHNNTAIPPRSMLLILDDRRAGTAQEYFLPLYEEYGWGTTLGWIIGDTDQRTGENSSESLWDWIERLNETGAFDVQSHGLNHIPIVGGESADFLRSELGDNRPILEQHFGQWPIAHIWTGGNFSAAGVAMLDELGYEIGFTVYSRGPIAFNWIPQGEEERAIANPLLLLPRFWDSAAELNLRQAAEIGDAAEQFARANYAAEAAWFAQNCGGELPPLDAVFEE
- a CDS encoding nuclear transport factor 2 family protein, with amino-acid sequence MSILSGKGMYLWIISRVEGGDPNRIAELAHQAGMTHVLIKVADRNYKYNVDSNGFDHVPGVVSALRARGIQPWGWQYIYGTNPAAEAAMAIQRVKQFSLDGFVVNAEKEFKVKGMDVPARQYMQALRAGLPGTPIGFSSYRYPTLHRPLPFEVFLQYSDINMPQVYWVQSSNPAQQLLRSVREHQALSVWRPILPTGAAYPDGNWNPTPGQITEFMQACKDNNIPGANFWEWYYARRISGLWDAVSKFPWAVKPAPEPDISIRFLDALNSRDPVKVAALYGNAGVHVTAQRTVQGSEGILRWYNSLLRDTLPGARFEITGSTSNKNLRILTWTATSDKGRVLDGKDSLAVQHNKIAYHHTYFTVK